In Ptychodera flava strain L36383 chromosome 21, AS_Pfla_20210202, whole genome shotgun sequence, a genomic segment contains:
- the LOC139121828 gene encoding somatostatin receptor type 2-like, with the protein MDKVEYALSQRPANVSHNFSFYGDDPYYGKSPPLWVMQIFMPTFFSVVCVTGLIGNGIVIYILLKYASPKTVPNVFILNLAAADFLFLLGLPFITYTYTRRPWIFGNIVCKCVMGLDGMNMFTGIFTLTAMSVDRYLAIVRVVWSQNNRTLNKARLVCALLWLLSIAVTMPLWVYATVGRFDNNTIKCTVQWSEPLVKTFGVYSFFLGFALPIAIIILCYASILVSLARCPKTTSLKKRSQFGKVGILVLLAVALFIVCWLPFWISQLSLLSGSQSFAIQMLYLCSPCLTYANCCLNPLIYTYVRNDFRKYLKQACCFSFCLAFRRETSKRFSSRSGSTYESALSMKVATQL; encoded by the coding sequence ATGGATAAAGTGGAATATGCGTTATCTCAGCGCCCGGCCAACGTGAGTCATAATTTCTCATTTTACGGTGACGATCCGTACTACGGTAAGAGCCCGCCGCTATGGGTTATGCAGATATTTATGCCCACGTTCTTCAGCGTCGTCTGTGTGACAGGGTTAATCGGAAACGGCATCGTCATCTATATTCTGTTGAAATATGCGTCTCCTAAAACCGTGCCCAACGTCTTCATTCTCAATCTAGCGGCAGCGGACTTTCTGTTCTTGCTCGGTCTACCTTTCATAACATATACCTACACCCGCAGACCGTGGATCTTTGGAAACATAGTGTGTAAGTGCGTCATGGGCCTGGACGGTATGAACATGTTCACGGGAATATTTACCCTCACGGCGATGAGCGTCGACCGGTACTTGGCCATAGTACGTGTGGTCTGGTCGCAGAACAACCGCACATTGAACAAAGCAAGGCTGGTTTGCGCACTCTTGTGGCTCCTGTCGATTGCTGTCACGATGCCGCTGTGGGTGTATGCGACGGTTGGAAGGTTTGATAATAACACAATCAAGTGCACGGTCCAGTGGTCGGAACCTTTGGTCAAGACATTCGGAGTGTACTCTTTCTTCTTAGGCTTTGCCTTGCCGATTGCCATCATCATTCTGTGCTACGCGAGTATTTTGGTTTCCCTGGCCAGGTGTCCGAAAACGACGAGTCTGAAAAAACGTTCGCAGTTCGGCAAAGTGGGCATCCTTGTGCTGCTCGCCGTCGCGCTTTTCATCGTGTGCTGGTTGCCCTTCTGGATAAGCCAACTGTCTTTGCTCTCCGGCTCGCAAAGTTTCGCCATCCAGATGCTCTACCTTTGCAGCCCTTGCCTAACGTACGCAAACTGTTGTCTCAACCCTCTGATCTACACGTACGTCCGCAACGACTTCCGAAAATACCTGAAGCAAGCCTGCTGCTTCAGTTTCTGCCTGGCCTTCAGGAGGGAAACATCGAAACGTTTCAGCAGCAGAAGCGGCTCCACGTACGAAAGTGCGCTGTCGATGAAAGTGGCTACACAATTGTGA
- the LOC139121829 gene encoding amiloride-sensitive sodium channel subunit alpha-like has product MELTTVEGNGSVTFDRNTTASNRQDQGHADKQDGNRNKQSIKDAAYEFSQNTTAHGIPRAVAAESIPVRIIWLLICGLCWGVFLWQAATSVKNYFDYKVTYDISVEFRVLKFPAVTVCNINPLRQSKLGELGEEYRDQLGFLDFDYETDGNETSFDWNEDVADEHIDETWWDSEEEGDYDEYDPEFASEVNLTTIMSLLPDDVRESIGHNKTDLIQDCTFNGVKCSPHNFSLVLNPKYGNCYSFNVGANDTEIASSSRPGPSKGLQLTLFIEQDEYLQGFTESAGAVVLIHPHKIVPFPEEQGNEIPPGFSTSIGVRLSHIQRLGGKYGNCSEKSSGEELLYDGFDYSTEACRRTCFQREVMESCNCYDPTMPHDGDNLLACSEETDTNTCWSTISKQFNADQLGCTADCPQACSVDSYKETISMSLWPSEAYDFKLFSELSKRSRKINEQLDSLDESRRNLVRLKVYYQELNYESIREKPALDTVALLSNLGGLIGLYIGASVISVFEFLEFLVTIFFLATKKARKAGQISNMPT; this is encoded by the exons ATGGAGTTGACAACAGTCGAGGGAAACGGAAGCGTAACTTTCGATCGAAACACGACAGCATCCAATAGACAAGATCAAGGGCACGCTGATAAGCAGGATGGCAACCGAAACAAACAGTCGATCAAAGATGCAGCATATGAATTCAGTCAAAACACCACGGCCCATGGAATCCCCAGAGCGGTTGCCGCAGAATCCATACCGGTCAGGATAATATGGCTCTTGATCTGTGGACTATGTTGGGGAGTCTTTCTCTGGCAAGCAGCGACTTCAGTCAAGAACTATTTTGATTACAAGGTGACATACGACATATCAGTGGAGTTCAGGGTACTGAAATTCCCAGCCGTCACTGTGTGTAACATCAACCCGCTCCGCCAATCGAAGCTCGGCGAACTGGGCGAAGAATATCGGGATCAGTTAGGATTTTTAGATTTCGATTATGAGACTGACGGGAATGAAACAAGTTTTGATTGGAACGAGGATGTGGCGGATGAG CATATCGATGAAACATGGTGGGATTCCGAAGAAGAGGGGGACTACGACGAATACGACCCCGAATTTGCCTCCGAAGTGAATCTAACCACGATTATGTCTCTGTTACCCGATGACGTCAGGGAGTCCATCGGTCACAATAAAACAGACTTGATACAGGATTGTACCTTTAATGGCGTGAAATGTTCGCCCCA TAACTTCTCTCTAGTGCTGAATCCAAAATATGGAAACTGTTATTCTTTCAATGTTGGAGCAAACGACACAGAAATCGCTAGCTCGTCAAGACCAGGTCCATCGAAAG GTCTCCAATTGACTTTGTTCATCGAGCAAGATGAATACTTGCAGGGCTTCACTGAAAGTGCTGGAGCAGTCGTCCTCATCCATCCCCATAAGATCGTTCCATTTCCAGAAGAACAGGGAAATGAAATACCGCCAGGATTCTCTACTTCCATCGGCGTGCGCTTG TCACACATACAAAGACTTGGAGGAAAGTACGGCAATTGCTCGGAAAAATCGTCGGGCGAGGAATTATTGTATGACGGATTCGATTATTCAACTGAG GCATGTCGGAGAACTTGTTTCCAAAGAGAGGTAATGGAGTCTTGCAACTGTTATGATCCCACAATGCCACACGATGGTGATAATTTGTTAGCTTGTAGCGAAGAAACAGACACAA ACACGTGTTGGAGTACCATTTCGAAGCAATTCAACGCAGATCAATTGGGATGCACGGCGGACTGCCCCCAGGCTTGCAG CGTCGATTCATACAAGGAAACCATATCGATGTCTCTTTGGCCTTCTGAAGCATACGACTTTAAGCTGTTCTCAGAACTTAGCAAACGAAGCAGAAAGATTAACGAGCAGTTAGACAGTCTCGACGAATCAAG GAGAAATCTGGTGAGGTTGAAGGTGTACTATCAGGAGCTGAATTACGAAAGCATCAGGGAGAAACCTGCACTTGAT ACTGTGGCTTTGTTGAGTAATCTAGGGGGCCTGATTGGTTTGTACATCGGCGCGTCCGTCATATCGGTGTTTGAATTCTTGGAGTTTCTCGTCACCATCTTCTTCTTAGCGACCAAGAAGGCACGGAAAGCAGGACAAATCTCCAATATGCCAACGTAA